One segment of Pseudoalteromonas rubra DNA contains the following:
- a CDS encoding beta/gamma crystallin-related protein: protein MKYSLAALLATLSFGATAGATIYEHGYFKGKSSYIGDGEMIDELNKRRIFANDSVSSLKVDHGTCVVLYKNAGYSSTAKYFSGGEYADLVDYRFNDETTSIQVFKSHRCESAIMTHFYNHGDYNTRGGHFSLPPNSFIRDLDKGHDATYWHKEWHANDVVSSIKVGINSCVTLYRDHHFRGASKKVGKNAPTLRAYNFNDEASSIRVTSGSCK from the coding sequence ATGAAATATTCATTGGCAGCTTTGTTGGCGACTCTGTCTTTTGGTGCGACCGCAGGCGCAACAATTTATGAGCACGGTTACTTTAAAGGTAAGTCAAGTTACATTGGCGATGGGGAAATGATTGATGAGCTGAATAAGCGTCGTATCTTCGCGAATGACAGTGTCTCATCCTTAAAAGTAGATCACGGTACTTGTGTTGTTCTGTATAAGAATGCAGGTTACAGCTCAACTGCGAAATACTTTTCTGGCGGAGAGTATGCAGACTTGGTTGACTACCGTTTTAATGATGAAACCACGTCAATTCAGGTATTTAAGAGCCACCGTTGTGAAAGTGCTATCATGACTCACTTCTACAACCATGGTGATTACAATACACGTGGCGGACATTTCTCATTACCACCAAATTCTTTCATTCGTGATTTGGACAAGGGACACGATGCTACATACTGGCACAAAGAGTGGCATGCAAATGATGTGGTTTCTTCTATAAAAGTTGGCATTAACTCATGTGTTACACTGTACAGAGATCATCACTTCAGAGGTGCGAGTAAAAAGGTTGGTAAAAACGCGCCGACATTGCGCGCATACAACTTTAACGATGAAGCTTCCTCTATTCGAGTAACATCGGGCTCTTGTAAGTAA